In the Rhododendron vialii isolate Sample 1 chromosome 2a, ASM3025357v1 genome, GGTAACTGAGCAGCATGGCTTACTTGATCCATTAAGTATGGCTGGACAGATTCAAGACGCACACAACATACATCACATACACGTTGTGGATCCCTCAAATGATACTTGGCTGGCAACAGGCTCCTTCCTCTAGTGCACTCACCACAAAATATTCCTCCACAAAAACGGCAGTGATGCCGGGTGCATATGATAGGGTGAAAGCGAATGCTACAGAGCATACAACTAGAAGATGCACTATCAGGCAGCCATTTGGGTGGCTCTGCTTCAAGAATCTCCATTGTGTTGGAAAAATTGGCCTCAGTAAGAGTTTGAGCCATCTCTTTCCCAGCTTGCTCAATTAGGTGGCTTGATATCCATGAATGTTTCCGAATATCACCAGAAGCAAAAGCACTCACTTTTCCCCGAGCCACAAGTACCATTTCAATTACCACATCCCACATGGACATCTCTTTATCTTCATCAATGCACTGACTCCAACCAATGTCTCCTTCTGGGAAATATCCCCCACTTGGATACAAACCTCTGGCCCATTCTTCGTGCTTGCTTCCAGATAGAGGCGGAACAGAAACAGGAATCCAAACCCTTGTTTCTTCAGAAAATGGTGAGTCATAAAAGAAGTATTTTCCTAGGTTTTTCTGGCTGGCATTTGATTCTCCCTTCTCACCACTCTCCTCCCTCAAATGTTCAGGTAATTTGGTGTAACAGCCTTCATGGTTATCCATTTCTTGACCCAGGAAACTATTCTTATCACCATTTGCCCCCATTGCACCTTGAGGTAATTTAATATCACATTCTTCATATCCACACATGACTTGGCCAAAAAAACCACTTTTCTGATCGCTATCCCCACTTTTGTGCTGACTTACTTCAATATCATGTTGAGGTTTAGCCATTTGTAGGCTCAGGAGAACCCCGTGCCCTTCCTCTGGTGCACAATGAGGCAATTCAAAGTCACATTCTTCAGGTTCAGACATTTCTTGGCACAATAAACAACTGTTCTTATCATTATCTTGTGTTGCTTGTTGAGGAAATTCAATATTACAATCTTCACGTTTACCCAATCTCAATTTCTCAATGTTCTCTGTCTTAGGTGGACGTAACTCACAATTGTAATCTTCATGCTTCGCCATATGTTGGCTCATGAGACAAACTGTTTCATCCTCTTCTTGTTGCTTCAATTCCTCTGGATcctatcatcatcatcaaagtAAACCAAATAGAATCACATCAGGCATCAAAGCAATATACACTCATGAGAAAGATGACTCGATGTGAACATAATGGTCAGAACCAAACCCAAaagagatagagggagagagaagcaACCAGCAAAATACCTGTATCTCACAGTAGAAGCTACCTATTGCCTTATAagagaccttttttttttcttcagctTCAAAGAGACTTTTTCAAAAGCAGGCATTTAAAATTTCCTATTTATGCAGATACGAACTCATATGTACACTGACAGTCCGGGAGCAATGTTTTGAAAGATATAGAAGGGATGGTGATCGAAGCATGTGCTACATGTACTTCCAATTTTCCTCAAGAATACACGTGCCAGATATAAGACAGTAAAGGTATGGGATTTGCGTCTGAAAAGAGAAGTATAAGAAAAAGGAAGCTCATATTTGGTTTGAAAACATCATAGCCTCTCAAGTGGATGGAAGATAGAAAtccccttctttctctcttttcttattacaacaaatccCATTTAATTCACGCGCTACCCTAAATGATACTACTATAATAACCCTGTCAGCTTGTTTGTCAGCGGTTAAATTTTTGGAAGGGATAAAATAAGAGGGAGATAAGTGGTGGATATGATTGAAGGGGGATTATTTTAGAAGGGGGATAAAAAAAGTGACTTGATTTGCTGGTTTTTATAGAAGGGGAGATATGTATATGCTTGGTTAGTTTTGTACTTGatacgaggaggaggaggtggataCTGGATCATGTACAATGGTGTCACATTCTATTTTGTCCATATTCAATAAAAGTAGTAAACATGGCCATTactaagattaaaaaaaaaaaaaaaaaaaaagacattgcCATTACTCATTTTGtagttttataataaaaaataccTTTCCATTAATAAAGTACATATTTATTCATACATACCAAATAAAAGATATGACATATACATACGCTTTTTATTCAAGGGTAGTGTGAAATGAATGGCGGAAGCTGCGGAACGCCCATAGTATTGGCAAAACCCCTCACAAAATATGATGTACTCATTTTTAGTTATTCttactaaggccatccacagtggcataatcaaaaatgaataatcaaaagttgacacatcagcttttgattatccatttaagaggttgctaagcttaacaatgttgaggtctacaatggtcacttttagtccataactaaaataagagaTACACTACAATTACACTCTCTTTCCCCTTATGTTTTctaccattgatcacttccctctattacactttttttttggcaaaaatatatcgattttctcctttaattttgagaaaaaaattggtgacttccttccctaatattatgaatatggaaaaaaaatcatgtactctaaaaaaaaaaaaaaaaacagatgtgttcttgaatttgtaaaaaaatgtaaggttccttatgtactcaaccacaggaAGAGGAAcgaaaaatgaataaaataaaaatgaaaaaaaaaagtgaaataccttaatgcagcgacaaatgttttccacc is a window encoding:
- the LOC131316714 gene encoding uncharacterized protein LOC131316714, producing MSSQDTTRAIFRLKISLSLSPSQIVLSNRLMEIDEFQTTTQPLHGSEHLVSRVSISSVDKEATNQCSISHPDPEELKQQEEDETVCLMSQHMAKHEDYNCELRPPKTENIEKLRLGKREDCNIEFPQQATQDNDKNSCLLCQEMSEPEECDFELPHCAPEEGHGVLLSLQMAKPQHDIEVSQHKSGDSDQKSGFFGQVMCGYEECDIKLPQGAMGANGDKNSFLGQEMDNHEGCYTKLPEHLREESGEKGESNASQKNLGKYFFYDSPFSEETRVWIPVSVPPLSGSKHEEWARGLYPSGGYFPEGDIGWSQCIDEDKEMSMWDVVIEMVLVARGKVSAFASGDIRKHSWISSHLIEQAGKEMAQTLTEANFSNTMEILEAEPPKWLPDSASSSCMLCSIRFHPIICTRHHCRFCGGIFCGECTRGRSLLPAKYHLRDPQRVCDVCCVRLESVQPYLMDQVSHAAQLPTHDVIDLSTLSSWVNFPWGQSMEYEIYKATNTIQGYNCKVRFMSNLKAIPEAILRKAKGLAILTVVKVGMKVTYNIGTGLVIARREDGSWSPPSAISSFGVGWGPRGAQAGGELMDLIIVLRTLDAIKTFSGDAHLSVGAGLSAAVGIVERVVEADVRAGGGGYAACYTYSCSKGAFVGCSLEGSIVTTRTQENSRFYGSQAINASNILLGSLPRPPAAAILYCALGDLYQKLDK